The Cetobacterium sp. 8H DNA window ATATTGCTAACTCTGTTCCATTTAATCCTAAATATTTTACAGGTACTTTATCTAACTCTATCTCAACTCCATTAGCTATTTCTCCTATAGCAACACTCACTCCACCAGCTCCAAAATCATTTGATTTTTTAATTAATTTTGTTACCTCCGGATTTCTGAATAATCTTTGAATACGTCTTTCTACTGGTGCATTTCCCTTTTGAACTTCCGATGAGCACTTTGTAAGAGATGTTTCATTATGCTCTTTTGATGACCCTGTAGCCCCTCCGACACCGTCTCTTCCAGTTTTTCCACCAAGTAAAATTACTATATCTCCAGGAACAGGTGTTTCTCTTCTCACATACTCCTTTTTTACTGCTCCAACTACTGCTCCAACTTCCATTCTTTTAGCCTTATAACCATTGTTATAAATCTCTTTTACAAATGTTGTTGTTAATCCAATTTGATTTCCATAAGATGAATATCCTAAGGCTGCTCCTTTAGATATTTTTTCTTGAGGTAATTTATTTTGCAATGTATTTTCTACACCTTCTGTTATATCTCCTGCACCTGTAATTCTCATAGCTTGGTACACATAAGCTCTTCCGGATAATGGATCTCTAATTGCTCCTCCAACACAAGTACTAGCTCCTCCAAAAGGTTCGATTTCTGTAGGATGATTATGGGTTTCATTTTTAAACATCAGTAACCACTTTTCATTTTCCCCATCTACATCCACATCAACTTCTATGCTACATGCATTGATCTCTTCTGATATTTCCATATCATCTAGTTTCCCTATCTTTCTTAAATATTTACCCCCGATAGTTGCTATATCCATAAGTGTCATTGGCTTTTTATTTCCATGTACTTTTTCTCTTAACTCTAGATATTTTTCAAAAGAGTTTTGGATATTTTCTTGTAGATTTCCTGCCTCTATTAAGATATTTTTTAAATACGTTTCAAATGTTGTGTGTCTGCAGTGATCTGACCAATAAGTATCTAAAACTTTTATTTCAGTTTCTTTAGGATCTCTTTTTTCTTCATTTTTGAAATAATTTTGAATATGCTTTAAATCATCTAAGCTCATAGCTAGACCAAACTTATCTTTAAACTCTTCTAATTCAAGCTCTGACTTTTCTATAAATCCATCATATGTAGGTACCTTTTCAATCTCTACACTCTCATCTTTTTCTAAAATTTCTAACTTTTTCTCTCTCATCTCTATAGGATTTATAAGATAATTTTTAACTTTCTCAAAGTCTTTAATTTTTCCATTAAATACTAAAAGTTTTCCACTTTTTATCTCTACTCCTGCTTTATTATTTAAAAGCATTAAACATTGTTCTGCAGAATCTGCTCTTTGATCATATTGCCCTGGTAAAAATTCAATTGCTAAATATTTATTACTTTTCAAATCTACTTCTTCATAAACATCATCAGTTACTGGTTCTGATAAAACCTTATTCTTTAAAAGTTCTAAATCATCTAAAGTGCAATTAAATATGTCATATACATTATATAAATCTATGTTAACTATTTCTGTTTCTTTTAAATTTTCTAAAAGATCATTTTTAACTCCCAAACTTTCTACTTGAAACCCCTCTTTTTTCTTAACAAAAACTCTTTTATTCATATATCCTCCTAGAATGATTTTGCTAATTCTATTAATTTATCTATATCATTTCCACAAAAATTAACATGTCCCATCTTTCTTCCTATCTCCCAAGAATTTTTCCCATAGATGTGAACTATCCCCTTTTTACTTTTCTGTATTTTTTCTAATTTTTCTTTATCTTCTCCCAATATATTTAACATAACTACATTTTTTAAAAGTTTAATCTTAGGAATCTTTTCTCCTAAAATTGCCCTTAAATGGATATCAAACTGTGAATAATTACATGCATCCATAGTATAGTGAGCACTGTTGTGAGGTCTTGGTGCCATCTCATTGAAATATATCTCCTCTTCTGCTATAAAAAATTCAATTCCTAAAGGTCCTACAATTCCTAATTTTTCAATTATTTTTTTTGAATTTTCTATTATTTTTTCTTCTAATCTCTTTGAAATTTCAGCTGGAACAACTGTTAAGTTAAGAATCCCATTTTTATGAATATTCTCACCGATTGGAAAATTTACTACTTCTCCACTTGTTCCTCTTACAACTAAACAAGAAACCTCTTTTTCAAAATTTACCATCTCTTCAAGAATATATTCTTTCGATTCCAATTTTATATTATTTAAATCCGACTCACTTTTTATTTTCCACTGTCCTTTTCCATCGTATCCACCAGAACAAGTTTTCAATATCGCCGGAACTCCAATTTCATTTAAAGCTTCTTTTAAATCTTTTATATTTGAAACTTGTTTATATTTTGCTGTTTTAACTCCTAAATCCCTAACAGCATTTTTTTCTCTAATTCTATGCTGACTTAAATATAGAGGCGTTTTCCCTTGAGGTATATTTCCACCTATTTTTTCTATAATCTCTACAGATTCAATCGGTACATTTTCAAACTCATAAGTTATAACACCGCTAAGCTCAGATATTTCTTTTAAACTTTTTTCGTCTGTATAATCTTTAATCAAATGAAGGTTCGCTGAGAATTTTCCACAAGCATCTGAACTAGGATCTAATATAACTGATGTGTATCCCATCTTTTTAGCTGAATCACAAAGCATCTTTGCTAGCTGACCACCACCTAATACTCCTATAGTTTTAGATTTGCTCATCCAAAATCATCCTCTCCATATTTTCTCTATATTCTTTTATTTTATTAGCCACTTTTTCATCTTTTAAAGCTATTATTTTAGCTGCCAATATTCCAGCATTTTTAGCTCCACCTATTGCGACTGTTGCAACAGGAACTCCCCCTGGCATCTGAACTATTGAAAGAAGTGAATCTATTCCTTTTAGTATCTTTGTTTCTATAGGTACACCAATAACTGGCAAATCTGTTAAACTAGCAACCATCCCTGGTAAATGAGCTGCTCCACCTGCTCCTGCTATAATAACTTCGATTCCTCTATCTTTAGCTTCTTTAGCATAATTAAACATTAGATCTGGTGTTCTGTGAGCTGAAACAATCTTTGCTTCATACTCTATTCCTAACTCCTCTAATATCTCTAAACACTGCTTCATAGTTGGTAAATCCGATTTACTTCCCATTATTACACCTATTTTTATCATTTTTCCTCCCTAAATAAAAAATAAAAAACGCACATCACTAAAAAGGCTACAACTCTCCCTTTTCAATAATCTGCGTTTTTATACACTTATTCTTATTTTTCATTAAATGTGTTACTAATTTTTTCTTCTTTATTTTTATTACAGAAACCTTATTTATAAGCATTTTCAACTCCTCCTATTTTTGTGGTCAACAAAAATTAATAAAAAAAGGAAATTACATAGTAATTTCCTACAAGAATCAAGTTGAAAAAAAGCTATAAAGCTATTTCAAATTTGACTTGTAGTCTGCCCATTTACGGCGGCAGGTAGAAACTCGTTGACCTTATCACAACTATTATACAAGTTATTATATTTATTTTTTTACTTGCCCTAAGTTTAACATAGGTTTTTACTTTTTTCAATAATAATTTTAAAAAAGTTTTAAAAAAAAATCCCTTTAAGGTTTAATTTAAAGGGATTTTTATATTTATTTTTGTTTTCTTTTTAACTTATTTGACATTTTTTCTATAAATTCCTCAACTATTATATATAGTACCGGAATTACAACCAGTGTTAATAGTGTAGAGAATGATAGTCCAAATATTACTGAAATTGACATTCCTGAATATAGTTCTGCTCCCTCTCCAAAACCTAAAGCTAGAGGTATCATACCACAAACTGTTGTCATTGTTGTCATTAAAATTGGTCTAAGTCTTGTCTTACAAGATTCTCTAACTGCATCATGAGTGCTATATCCTCTCTCTCTTAAGATTTTAATAAAATCTATAAGTACTATAGCATTATTTACAACTGTTCCTGCCAGCATTATTATACCTATCATAACCATCATATCAAATGGTGAGTTTGTTAAAATAAGTCCTCCATAAACTCCAATCATTGCTAATGGTACTGATGCCAGAATAATTCCTGGAAGTAAGAAGTTTTCAAATTGAGATGCAAGTATAGCATATATTAAGAATATTGATATAGCTAATGCCATTCCCATTTGAACTATTGCCTCATTAAATAACTGAGACATTCCACCCCATGAATATAAAACTCCTTTTGGCGGATTTGTTTCTTCAAATGCTTTTACTATCTCACTTTGAACTTTACTAAGTCCAATTCCACCATCATTAGCTGAAACTGATGCATAGAAAATTTTATCTGTTTTTGTTACTTGAGAAGCTCCTTCTGCCATTACTATGTCAGCTACATCCGAAACTTTTATAAATTTACCATCTGATGTTCTTACATTAAGCTCTTCTAAAGAACTAACTCTTGTTCTTGAATCTTTTGGTAATCTTATTAGTACATCTATCTCTTCTGTTCCTGTTTTTACAGAGATCGTTTGTCCTGTAGATCTATTTCCTCCTAAGAATGAGTAACTAATTGTTCTTCCTATTTCATAAGGATTTATTCCGTAAGATTTTAATTTATCTCTATTTAAAACAACTCTTGCTTCTACGTTTCCAGGTTCAATACTAGATGTTATATCTTTAATTCCTGGAATAGTGCTTATTTTATCTTGAACTTGCTTAGCAATTTTATCAGCTACTTCCAAGTTATCAGATGATATTCTAAATTCTACGTCTCTACTTCCACCCGAAGATTGATAGTCATCTACTAAGTTATATTTTACTCCAGGTATCTTAGCAAGCTCTGGTCTAAGCGTATCCATAACTTCAAATATCGAAACATCTCTATCTGTTTTTGGTCCTATATCAACGTTTACTATTCCTGTATCTGTTTTAACTATTGTTGTATATGTTCTTGTTAAAGGATTCTTTTTAACAAGAGCTATAGCTTGCTCAGTAATCTCTTCTGCTCTTTCAACAGATAAACCTTTTTCTAGCTCTAAAACTACAGAATATCTACCATAGTCTTGTTTTGGAATAAATTCTGTTCTCGTTAACATTGGTCCTAAAATCATCATTACAAAGAATGCTCCAAATGCTAATCCTACTGTTTTCTTTCTATTTACTATTGCCCATTCAATTATAGAGTCATAAGTAGATTTTACTTTTCCAAAGATTTTACCCTCTTTAGTTATATCTGCATCTGCTTTTAAGAATCTACTTGCTACCATTGGCATAAGTGTTAATGATACAATTAAAGCCGCAACGTTTGAGAAAATTATAGAAAGTGACATATCTCTAAATATCTCTCTTGCAATACCAGGAATAAATAATACTGGTATAAATACTACCATTGTTGTCAATGCTGAAGCTAATATTGCTATTGTTACTTCTGAAGCTCCATCTTCTGATGCTTCTACAACTGGCTTTTTAAGTTCTGTTATATGTCTATATATATTATCTATAACAACAACCGAGTTGTCCGTTAGCATTCCTACTCCTATCGATAATCCCATTAAAGATATTACGTTTATAGTAACCCCTAAAAGTGATAGGAAAGCAAACGTAAATACAATTGCAATTGGTAGTGCTAATGATATCAACATTGTCGCTCTTATATTTTTTAAAAATACAAATAGAACTATTGTTGCAAGAACTAAACCTGTTACCGCATTTCCTTTTACTCCTGAAATTGAAGAGTTTATATTCTCAGAGTAATCCATAACTGTTGTTACTTCTACTCCTTTAGGGAAATATGGTTTCATTTCTTCTAATGCTTTTTTTACATTATCATTTATTGATAAGATATTTCCATCTGTTGATTTTTCTATTACTAACATTACAGATGTTTTTCCATTTAATGCTGTTATCTCTTTTTGATCTTCAGTTGTTAAAACTACCTTTGCTACATCTTTAAGTCTTAACGTTTTTCCATTACTTCTTAAAATCATATTTTCAAATTCATCTAAGTAGTTAAATTCTCCCATAAATCTAGCAACTACATCTTTTCCACCAGTTTTTATTACCCCTAATGGAACATTTATAGATGAAGTTTTTATTAGATCATATAACTCTGTTGGAGTTAAATCATATGCTGATAATCTATCTGTATCAAATTGTATTTGAATTTGCTTATCTGGTGATCCTAGTGTATCAACACTTCCAACCCCTCCGATTCTTTCAAATCTTGGTGTGATAAACTCATTAACAAATGTTGTTAATTCTAGGAAGTTAGGCCCTGATATATTTAACATCATTGCTGTATTTCCTGATCCCGCTAATTTTTTTTGTGTTACCGGTTTTGATGCGTCATCTGGTAACTCTCCTGAAATTGCATCTATTTCTCTTTGTACATCTCCTCTTTTTAAATCTATGTTCACTCCGTAATCAAATTCAATACTTACAGTCGAGCTTTCAAAAGATGATGTCGATGTTATTTTCTTAATACCATCAACACCTGATAAAGCATCCTCTATTTTTTTAGTAATTTGACTGTTGACATCGTCTGGAACAGCTCCGTTCCACGATGTACTAACAATTACCATCGGTATATTCATATTTGGAAGTAACTCTGATTTCATAGATAGCATCGAAACAATTCCTAAGAATACCATCGATACCATTACCATTACTGTTGCAACCGGTCTACGTATAGCAATACCTGCTAATGACATATATTTCACCTCTTTTTTCTATTTTGTTTCGTTATTTATTGTAACTTCATCTCCATCAGCTAATCCGAATATTCCATCTGATACAACTTTATCCCCCGCATTTAATTCTCCCTTTAGAATTTCAATGTTAGGTTTTGCCACTGCTCCAGTTGTAACCTCTATTCTCTTAGCTTTACCATCTTCTATTATATAAACGTAACTTAATAGATCTCTTATGAAAACAGCTTCTTGAGGAACTACAATTCCATCTCTTTTTTCTGTCGGAATAATTACTTTTGAATACATTCCATCTTTTAACTCTCCGTTTTTATTTTCTATTGAAAGTTTAACAGGGAATTTTTTTGTTTCTGAGTTTGCAATTGGATTTATCTCTTTAACTTTAGCATCAAAATTTTTCCCACCTAAATCTGATACTTTAAGTGTAGCAGGCGATCCAACCTTTAAACTATTTAACCAGTATCCTGGGAAATCAACAGTTATATTCATCATATTTTCATCTACTACAGTAAATATTGTTTTGTTTGCATCTACAACATTCCCAGGTTTTAAATCTAAGTTTCCAATATATCCTGTTATTTCTGATTTTCTTGTTAGCTTCTCATAGTTTGATTTTTTTGATAAAAAATCTGCCGTAGCATTTGCATAAGCATCTCTATAGCTTAAAAACTCTAATTGTGAAACCATTTGCTTCTCATAAAGTTTATTAAATTTTTCAAAATTATTTTTTGTTGATTCATAATTAAATTTTGCAGCATTATAATTTGCTTCTGTTGTCGCATCTTTAAATTTAACTACTACCTCTCCTTTTTTTACAAAATCTCCATTTTGTTTTAATACTGTTACTACAGTTCCTTGTGAATCAAGTGTATGATTTACTTTCTCTTGAGGTAATACTGATCCGTCTGTTATATAAAGATCTGATACTTCCTCTTTAACAACTGGTGTTACAATTACCGGTTTTTTTGGTTTTTCTATTACTGCTTCCTCTTTTTTTCCACATGCAGTCATCAATAAAGCTAATGCTGATAGTATGTATAGTCCTTTTTTCATTTTTTCCTCCCTATGTTAAATAAGCGCTGATCTATATTTTTCAAATGCTACAAAATAATTCAACACTGCTGAATTATAATCTACTGCTGCTTGTCTATACTGACTTTCAGACAGAAGAAAATCTACTGTTGAAATTAATCCTGTATTGTATCTTTCTGTATCTATTGCTAAGTTTTCTCTTGCTGCTTCTAAAGCTTTACTTCTAGAATCTCTTAATTGTTGTAAACGAATAAGCTCTTTATAATCTCTTGTAACAGATAATTTTATATCATCTGAAGTTAAATCTTTATTTATATTTTCAATCTTCTCACTATTTTTAGCGACATTATATTGATCTAGATCGCTTCCAAATTTAAATACATCCCATTTTACCGCAATTCCGCCTCTCCACTCTGCATTATCAAAGCCATCTTCAAAATCACGCTTCTCTCCAGCTGTTCCATAAGTTCCGAAAGCTTCAACTTCTGGTAAAAGACTTGATCTTGCCACCATTCTTTCAGCTTCAGCATAATCAACTTTATTGCTTGCTAGTCTTGATGATAAACTGTTTGTTAAAGCTTGATTTAAATCTCTATCAAAATCTATTCCAGCCGTTAAATTTTCAGGTACTTGAAATTCTTTTAAAGTCAAAGTTTCATTTGTTGGAATCATTAATTTCAATTTCAGATCTTTTTTAGCTATTTCTAAATTTGTCTTAGTTCCAGTTATTTGTGCTTCTAAATCTAGGATTGAGTATTCTGTTTTTAATAGATCTGCTTTTGTAAGCAATCTTAAGTTAAGCTGTTCAGCTTGTTTATTATATCTAGCTTGCAGCTCTTTCATCGAAGACTCTAAAACAGTTAAATCTTTTTCATAATTTATTATACTTGAATACACTGAAATTATATCCAGTCTAACGTCTCTTTTTTCTGATAATAAAAATATATCAGCAATATTTTTGGAAGCTTTTGCACCTATAATTCCACCAGTTATTGCTCCACCTTTAAAAAGAGGTTGATAGATGCCTATAGTTTGAGTGTATCCACTTTTAAACTTCGCTTCCTCTAGATCACCAATAATCATATTTCTTGTTGTATGCTCAGCTTTTTCGTATTTTCCATTATATGTTACTTTTGGAAGAGCTGTTTTAAAAGCTCTTTTTACATTCAACTCTGCATTTTCTTTAGAAAGTTCAGATGTTTTTATTGTCTTTCCATTTTCTAACGCTAAATCAATCGCACTTTCTAATGTCAGTTCTCTAGAAAAGGCTGCTGTTGATATTATTACTAGTAGTCCTAATAATTTTTTCATCTTTATTTTCCTCCTGTTAATATTTTTATAATTCCATTGGTCAGAAGCTCTATTTCATTTTCTAAATCTATATTTTGCATTCTTTCTTGCAAATCTTTTATATCACTTATAAAATAATCTTCTTTATTTTTATAAAAAAGTCGATCTAACCTATATGATTTTATCCCACCCATTATAAAAATTATTAAAACTTCTAACTCTTTTTTGGAGTACCCAATCTTCAAATTTTTTACAATTGCTTGTGTAAGTATCTCTCTTAGTATTTTTCTATTTAAGAGTTCAATTTCTATTAATTTAGTTCTAAGTTCAGAGCTAAGATGCTCTAAATTTCTTGTTAAATTAATCAAAATTAAATGAGATTTTAAATTTTCTGATGTTGTTATAGCAAATCTTCTTATTATAAATTTTTTTATTTTATCTCTAAAATCTTCGGTACTTTTTTCAATTTCTTCAAATTCATTTTTTCTTATATCAAAAAACTGAATAATTATTTCTTCTAAAAGTTGATCTTTCGATTTAAAATATGTATAAAAACTACCTTTGGCTATTCCTAAGTAATTTGTTACATCTTCAACTCTTGTTTTAAAAATTCCTTTTTTTAACAAGACATCTTTACCTGCTTCCAAAATCTGCTGTTTTTTATCTCTTTTTTGCATTTCCCACCCCTTTCGAAAAGATAAAATAAAAAAATGACTAAGCAGTCACAGATTATTTTAATCTATAATGACTGTTTAGTCAATGCTTTTTTACTTTTTTTACCAAACATTATGTGCGTTTGAATTAAAACCGGATGATGTTGAGTAGTATTTTGCATCAATAGGTTTACCTTCGTGCACTAAAATCAAACCTTTAGTCGATTTTACAGCTTGAACTGCAACTTCATTTTCATCTAAATTATTATATACTTGACTCTGTGTACTATCTAAAATATGAAAACCTAAACTTTGATATCTTTTTCTCAAAATGTCTTTTGCAGCATATGTTCTAGCGGCAATGGCTTGAACTTTTAAAGCTTCTAGCCCAAAACTTTTTGGCATTTCACTTGGCACAACTTGAAGTAAATAATCTTCAATAGAAACCTCATTTATTAGATTCAATTTCCCTTTATTTTTTGACTGTCTAATCTCAAAACTTCCTCTATATGATGGATATTTATAATTTTTTACATTTCTTTTTATATTCGTTACTGATATCATTCTATTTGAACTTAACGATATATAATGTTTTGTTTTCAATTTAACTTTTCCACCAATTAGCACGGATGTAAATCCATTTTGATTTATAAATTCAACATACGTTCTTGGGTTTATTTTTAAATCTCCACCCTTACTCTTCAATTTTATTGTTCCATAAGAATATATTCCTATCTTCGAATGATCTATGCTTGAAAATCCTGAAGTCATTATTCCTACTCTTATATTCTTTCCAATTCCAGCAACAGAATTAATGTCTCTTAACTTCGTATTTGTATAGTATCTTTGTAAAACCTTTTGATAGCTATAACCTTTATTTTTAGTTAAATCCATAGCTGACCATTGTGGAACCCCAGAACCATGTCCATATCCCCCACCATAAAACTTATATTCTCCTGCTGAAGTTTTTTCAAATGAAAAAAATCCTGATGGAAGCAAAGATGGATTTCTTGAAATCGGTTTGTCTAAATATTTTTCACTTCCACCCTTAGCTCCATATACCTTAACTTCTGTTCCTGTTGAAGATTTGCTAAGTCCCAAGACATTTCTTATATTCCCCTCTTTTACAACAAGATATTTACCACGAGTTCCCTTTACTAATAGCTTTATTATTAGTCCTGATTGTCCTCTTTGAACAACCTTTAAATCTTGTAATTCTCCCACAGGATTTAAAGGTAATGGTTTTGCTATCCATTCTCCATTAGAATATGTTAAAACCTCTCTTGACCTTCTTGATGAGAGTGCTGGTAATGTCTTATTTAAAATGTTATTCAACTCTTTTTTAGTCAGTTTAAAGTGCCATCTCCAATAACTCGAATTATCTCCATGACCTTTTGCTTTTATATTTTTATAAAATGCTAAAAATTCGTTTTCACTATAACTTTTAAACGGTGTTTTTGGGACTAGAGTATCATTTACATAACTTAGATAAGGAATTGGTTTAGCAACTGGAAATTTATCCTTTTTATACCCACTATAGAGCTCCACCCTATCCCCTTTTAAATTATTTTTTTGTGATGTTGACTGTAGATTTTCATAATATTCTTTTTTTGGAGTACTACTACTACACCCTACTATTGTTAGTAAGCAAATTCCTATTAATATTTTTTTCACTGATTTTTTTGTATTCATTATAAAGTTATTCCTTTTTCTTTTATATGTAATCTTACTTTTTCTAACTCATCTTGTGTATCTACACCAATAACTTCAAATTTAGTTTCTAAAACTTTAATCTTATATCCATTTTCTAAAACTCTAAGTTGCTCTAAAGATTCTGAATTTTCTAAAGGTGTACTCTCTAAATTTGAATATTCTAGAACAAAATCTCTTTTATATCCGTAGATTCCAACATGCTTATAATATATATCTAAATTTTCATTTCTAGGATAAGGTATCACACTTCTAGAGAAGTAGATTGCATAATCTTTTTTATCTGTTACAACTTTTACAAAATTTGGATTTTCTATATCCTCTTTTTTTATCAACTTGTGCTTTAGGGTTGACATTTTGAGATCTTTTTCATGCTTAAATGAATCTATTAATGAATTGATCATTTCTGGCTCTATAAGAGGTTCATCACCTTGAATATTAATTATAACATCATAGTCTGTTATTTTCTGACAAACCTCAGCTATTCTACTTGTTCCGTTTAGATGATTCTTACTTGTCAGAATTACCTCTCCTCCAAACTTTTTTACCTCATCATAAACCTCTTGTGAATCTGTTGCTACTACAACCTTATCTAAGTTAGATTTTAAAGCTCTTTTATATACCCATTCTATCATTGGGTATCCGCATATATCTTTCAACGGTTTTCTTGGTAACCTTGTAGATTCATATCTTGCTGGTATAACTCCTAAAAACTTCATTTTACAACCTCCAAAATTCAATGTATAATAAGATTATACAAAAATATTGTATTAAAAAAAAGAGTTTTTATTTAGAAGGAGAAAAATATGTTACGTATCTATTTTGTTAGACATGGAGAAACGCTATGGAACACTTTAAAAATTTTTCAAGGAAGATCTAACTCCCCTTTAACGGACTTAGGAATCAGTCAAGCTAAAAAGCTTTCGGAACACTTAAAAGATTTAAACTTTACTAAAATTTACTCTTCACCTTTAGATAGAGCTATGTCAACTACAAAGCTAATTATTGGAAATAGAGATCTTGAAATTACTCCAATTGAAGAATTTCAAGAAATTGCGATGGGAGATGTTGAAGGAATTCCAAGAGAAGAGTTTGAAAAGAATTATCCTATTGAGTACCATAACTTTTGGAATAATGCTGTTGAGTATAATCCAAGTGCTTATTCTGGTGAAAGTTATTCAGAAGTTTTAGAAAGAGTTCAAAAAGGATTAGATAAAATAGTTTCTGAAAATAAAGATGGAAATATTTTGGTAATAAGCCACGGAGTTACATTAAAAGCTATTTTTAATATTATTAATAATAAAGGTATTGATGAATTTTCAAAACAACCTGTTCCTGAAAATACAAGCACAACCATTGTTGAGTATGAAAATAATAAATTCAAAATTATTAAATTTTCAGATACCGAGCATTTAAAATAATTTTTTCTATTGACACAAAGGAAATTATATAGTAATAGAGTACTATCCTATATAATGGGGGTGAGTCATTTTGGAAAATAAAAATAATAATGATTTTAATGTCAATATAAAAGTTATGGGAATTGGCGGTGGTGGAATTAATGCCATTAACGACATGACCGAACATAGTATTGATGGTGTTAATTTCTTTGCATTAAACACTGATTTACAAGACTTAAATGCATCTAAAACTCAATATAAAATTCAATTAGGGGCCTCTACAACGAAAGGACTTGGGTGTGGTGGAAATGTTGAATTAGGTGAAAAAGCAACGAAAGAAAGTTTAAATTTTCTAAAAAATATTTTAAGAGGAACCGATTTTTTATTTTTAACTTCTACTATGGGTGGTGGAACAGGTAGTGCTGCT harbors:
- a CDS encoding SpoIID/LytB domain-containing protein, giving the protein MNTKKSVKKILIGICLLTIVGCSSSTPKKEYYENLQSTSQKNNLKGDRVELYSGYKKDKFPVAKPIPYLSYVNDTLVPKTPFKSYSENEFLAFYKNIKAKGHGDNSSYWRWHFKLTKKELNNILNKTLPALSSRRSREVLTYSNGEWIAKPLPLNPVGELQDLKVVQRGQSGLIIKLLVKGTRGKYLVVKEGNIRNVLGLSKSSTGTEVKVYGAKGGSEKYLDKPISRNPSLLPSGFFSFEKTSAGEYKFYGGGYGHGSGVPQWSAMDLTKNKGYSYQKVLQRYYTNTKLRDINSVAGIGKNIRVGIMTSGFSSIDHSKIGIYSYGTIKLKSKGGDLKINPRTYVEFINQNGFTSVLIGGKVKLKTKHYISLSSNRMISVTNIKRNVKNYKYPSYRGSFEIRQSKNKGKLNLINEVSIEDYLLQVVPSEMPKSFGLEALKVQAIAARTYAAKDILRKRYQSLGFHILDSTQSQVYNNLDENEVAVQAVKSTKGLILVHEGKPIDAKYYSTSSGFNSNAHNVW
- the kdsB gene encoding 3-deoxy-manno-octulosonate cytidylyltransferase — protein: MKFLGVIPARYESTRLPRKPLKDICGYPMIEWVYKRALKSNLDKVVVATDSQEVYDEVKKFGGEVILTSKNHLNGTSRIAEVCQKITDYDVIINIQGDEPLIEPEMINSLIDSFKHEKDLKMSTLKHKLIKKEDIENPNFVKVVTDKKDYAIYFSRSVIPYPRNENLDIYYKHVGIYGYKRDFVLEYSNLESTPLENSESLEQLRVLENGYKIKVLETKFEVIGVDTQDELEKVRLHIKEKGITL
- a CDS encoding histidine phosphatase family protein; its protein translation is MLRIYFVRHGETLWNTLKIFQGRSNSPLTDLGISQAKKLSEHLKDLNFTKIYSSPLDRAMSTTKLIIGNRDLEITPIEEFQEIAMGDVEGIPREEFEKNYPIEYHNFWNNAVEYNPSAYSGESYSEVLERVQKGLDKIVSENKDGNILVISHGVTLKAIFNIINNKGIDEFSKQPVPENTSTTIVEYENNKFKIIKFSDTEHLK